In Apis cerana isolate GH-2021 linkage group LG5, AcerK_1.0, whole genome shotgun sequence, a single genomic region encodes these proteins:
- the LOC107997805 gene encoding dynein regulatory complex protein 9 isoform X2 encodes MATNDSSRFSPAERPVILAALEEFTNALAIHRSTLRKPTRENDILTDCLSLENDDLKAINPKIIEIDDVRERAASKKIYEDSLRMERIMEELKIEIRERGTFELLTEEIEKIVAREKEEEHLFKEREKLKRITEKLQRIIDGRKIVNEQEKIRILNELSKEQDNVEKLKLISNVKLDYVTEWEKARYEQNLLRCDMEIEKLEKMLKDRRVREKNERRVHAELTKFLTQETAYQCNQKFINTYLAEKEALKKEKERWKHMQKSAIKIQAWWRGVMVRRKLGPYRLTEKKKKRPAKTKK; translated from the exons ATGGCCACAAATGATTCTTCACGATTCTCCCCGGCGGAACGGCCCGTAATTTTAGCAGCGCTCGAGGAGTTCACAAATGCGTTGGCCATTCACCGCAGCACGCTGAGAAAGCCGACAAGAGAGAACGATATTCTTACCGACTGTCTGTCCCTTGAGAACGA TGACTTGAAAGCGATAAATccgaaaattatagaaatcgaTGATGTCAGAGAGCGAGCCGcctcgaaaaaaatttacgaagatAG TTTACGGATGGAAAGAATTATGGAGGAATTGAAGATAGAGATACGAGAACGGGGAACGTTCGAATTATTAACCGAAGAGATCGAGAAGATCGTGGCGCGCGAAAAGGAGGAAGAGCATCTTTTCAAAGAgcgggaaaaattgaaaaggattacggaaaaattgcaaagaatAATCGATGGGAGGAAGATCGTTAATGAGCaggaaaaaatacgaatattgAATGAGCTCTCGAAGGAACAA gataacgtggaaaaattaaaattaatctcgaaCGTGAAGTTGGATTATGTCACGGAATGGGAGAAAGCAAGATACGAGCAGAATTTATTGCGTTGCGACATGGAAATAGAGAAATTGGAGAAGATGTTAAAAGATCGGCGCGtacgtgaaaaaaatgaacgGCGAGTACACGCCGAGTTGACGAAATTTCTGACCCAGGAAACAGCA TATCAATGTAATCAAAAGTTCATAAACACGTATCTGGCGGAAAAGGAAGCattgaaaaaggagaaagagcgATGGAAGCACATGCAAAAAAGTGCAATCAAGATTCAAGCTTGGTGGCGAGGCGTTATGGTGCGCCGGAAGTTGGGACCATATCGACTtacggaaaaaaagaaaaaacgaccAGCTAAAACAAAGAAGTAA
- the LOC107997805 gene encoding uncharacterized protein LOC107997805 isoform X3 produces the protein MATNDSSRFSPAERPVILAALEEFTNALAIHRSTLRKPTRENDILTDCLSLENDDLKAINPKIIEIDDVRERAASKKIYEDSLRMERIMEELKIEIRERGTFELLTEEIEKIVAREKEEEHLFKEREKLKRITEKLQRIIDGRKIVNEQEKIRILNELSKEQDNVEKLKLISNVKLDYVTEWEKARYEQNLLRCDMEIEKLEKMLKDRRVREKNERRVHAELTKFLTQETAVSIELIVVFLFNCHKQILRTFIQTCFSHYTCVFHIKYKNKHLYCIFFFF, from the exons ATGGCCACAAATGATTCTTCACGATTCTCCCCGGCGGAACGGCCCGTAATTTTAGCAGCGCTCGAGGAGTTCACAAATGCGTTGGCCATTCACCGCAGCACGCTGAGAAAGCCGACAAGAGAGAACGATATTCTTACCGACTGTCTGTCCCTTGAGAACGA TGACTTGAAAGCGATAAATccgaaaattatagaaatcgaTGATGTCAGAGAGCGAGCCGcctcgaaaaaaatttacgaagatAG TTTACGGATGGAAAGAATTATGGAGGAATTGAAGATAGAGATACGAGAACGGGGAACGTTCGAATTATTAACCGAAGAGATCGAGAAGATCGTGGCGCGCGAAAAGGAGGAAGAGCATCTTTTCAAAGAgcgggaaaaattgaaaaggattacggaaaaattgcaaagaatAATCGATGGGAGGAAGATCGTTAATGAGCaggaaaaaatacgaatattgAATGAGCTCTCGAAGGAACAA gataacgtggaaaaattaaaattaatctcgaaCGTGAAGTTGGATTATGTCACGGAATGGGAGAAAGCAAGATACGAGCAGAATTTATTGCGTTGCGACATGGAAATAGAGAAATTGGAGAAGATGTTAAAAGATCGGCGCGtacgtgaaaaaaatgaacgGCGAGTACACGCCGAGTTGACGAAATTTCTGACCCAGGAAACAGCAGTGAGCATCGAGCTTATTGTTGTATTTCTGTTCAATTGTCATAAACAAATATTGCGAACTTTTATACAAACCTGTTTTTCACATTACACATgcgtatttcatataaaatataaaaataaacatctaTATtgcatcttcttttttttttaa
- the LOC107997805 gene encoding dynein regulatory complex protein 9 isoform X1 — protein sequence MATNDSSRFSPAERPVILAALEEFTNALAIHRSTLRKPTRENDILTDCLSLENDDLKAINPKIIEIDDVRERAASKKIYEDSLRMERIMEELKIEIRERGTFELLTEEIEKIVAREKEEEHLFKEREKLKRITEKLQRIIDGRKIVNEQEKIRILNELSKEQDNVEKLKLISNVKLDYVTEWEKARYEQNLLRCDMEIEKLEKMLKDRRVREKNERRVHAELTKFLTQETALLEKKGKEWKERYIQEKKMYEREIQQLRIEIKIIQKEMDKLKEEYQCNQKFINTYLAEKEALKKEKERWKHMQKSAIKIQAWWRGVMVRRKLGPYRLTEKKKKRPAKTKK from the exons ATGGCCACAAATGATTCTTCACGATTCTCCCCGGCGGAACGGCCCGTAATTTTAGCAGCGCTCGAGGAGTTCACAAATGCGTTGGCCATTCACCGCAGCACGCTGAGAAAGCCGACAAGAGAGAACGATATTCTTACCGACTGTCTGTCCCTTGAGAACGA TGACTTGAAAGCGATAAATccgaaaattatagaaatcgaTGATGTCAGAGAGCGAGCCGcctcgaaaaaaatttacgaagatAG TTTACGGATGGAAAGAATTATGGAGGAATTGAAGATAGAGATACGAGAACGGGGAACGTTCGAATTATTAACCGAAGAGATCGAGAAGATCGTGGCGCGCGAAAAGGAGGAAGAGCATCTTTTCAAAGAgcgggaaaaattgaaaaggattacggaaaaattgcaaagaatAATCGATGGGAGGAAGATCGTTAATGAGCaggaaaaaatacgaatattgAATGAGCTCTCGAAGGAACAA gataacgtggaaaaattaaaattaatctcgaaCGTGAAGTTGGATTATGTCACGGAATGGGAGAAAGCAAGATACGAGCAGAATTTATTGCGTTGCGACATGGAAATAGAGAAATTGGAGAAGATGTTAAAAGATCGGCGCGtacgtgaaaaaaatgaacgGCGAGTACACGCCGAGTTGACGAAATTTCTGACCCAGGAAACAGCA TTGCTAGAGAAAAAAGGCAAGGAATGGAAAGAGCgatatattcaagaaaaaaagatgtacGAAAGGGAAATCCAACAGCTacgtatcgaaataaaaataattcaaaaagagaTGGATAAACTTAAAGAAGAG TATCAATGTAATCAAAAGTTCATAAACACGTATCTGGCGGAAAAGGAAGCattgaaaaaggagaaagagcgATGGAAGCACATGCAAAAAAGTGCAATCAAGATTCAAGCTTGGTGGCGAGGCGTTATGGTGCGCCGGAAGTTGGGACCATATCGACTtacggaaaaaaagaaaaaacgaccAGCTAAAACAAAGAAGTAA